Sequence from the Oenanthe melanoleuca isolate GR-GAL-2019-014 chromosome 28, OMel1.0, whole genome shotgun sequence genome:
gtgcctggTTCAGTGTGCCCGGTTGCCAGTGCCGTTCCCATGCCTGGTTCCCGGTGCCCTGTGCCCGGTTCCCAGTGCCCGGTTCCCATGGCCTGTGCCCGGTTCCCGATGCCGTTCCTAGTGCCCGGTTCCCGGTGCTGTTACCGGTTCCCAGTGCCCGGTTCCCATGGCCTGTGCCCGGTGCCGTTCCCAGTGCCCGGTTCCCGGTGCCGTGCCTGGTGCCCTGTGCCCGGTTCCCATGGCCTGTGCCCGGCGCCGTTCCCGTGCCCGGTTCCCATGCCCTGTGCCCGGTTCCCGATGCCGTTCCCAGTGCCCGGTTCCCATGCCCTGTGCCCGGTGCCGTTCCCGTGCCCGGTTCCCATGCCCTGTGCCCGGCTCCCGGTGCCGTTCCCGTGCCCGGTTCCCATGCCCGGTTCCCGGTGCCGTTCCCGTGCCCGGTTCCCGCCCCTCCCTTTGTGCCCATCAGCCCCGGCGGGGAGCGCGCCACGGGGCCACGTGACCGCCCCTCCCCCGCGCTGACGTCATCCCAGGGCCCCGCGCGCTGTTGTCCCGTTTACCCGCCGGTCGCCGCGGCGACGGGGACGGGGCgtggccgggccggggcggggcaCCGCCTCCGCGGGGCGAAAGCCACGCCCCGTATGCAAAGAAGGGCGGGCGAGGACGTCATCTGCAGCCAATGGAAGCTCGACGCGGTGAGGTCACCGCGACGGCGCCGCTTATTTAACGCGGCGCGGGGCGCGCGGCGGCGGCAGACGCGTGTGCGCGCGCGCAggagcggggccgcggccggTGCGCACCGGGCGCCTCCCCCGccctccccgccccgcgcaTCGCCCCGGtcctccccccgccccggcgCCGTTTCCCCCGCAGCCGGGCGGGGGAGGAGGATGGAAACACCCTTCTACCATGATGATGTGTTGAGCGGCCTCGGCAGCGGCTTCGCCCCGTCCTCCGGCAGCAGCgggctcctcctgcctttccccGGCGGCAGCATGATGAAGAAGGACGCGCTCGGGATGGCCTTACCGGAACAGGTGGCGGCGGCGCTGAAAGCGCCCGGCGCGGCCAGCGGCGAGGCGGCggggctgctgggctccccCGATCTGGGGCTGCTCAAGCTGGCGTCCCCGGAGCTGGAGCGGCTCATCATCCAGTCCAACGGGCTGGTCACCACCACCCCGACCAGCGGCCAGTTCCTCTACCCTAAAGCGGCCGCCTCCGAGGAGCAGGAGTTCGCCGAGGGTTTCGTCAAGGCGCTGGAGGACTTGCACAAGCAGAACCAGTtgggcggcggcgcggcggggagcggcggcggcgcgggcggcggcggcgggggaggAAGCGGCGGCGCGGGCGAGCTGCCCGCCGCCGGGATGGCCCCGGAGCCGCCGGTCTACGCCAACCTCAGCACCTATCCGGCCGTCAGCTACGCCGCCGATCCCGGCCCGTtcgcggcgccgccgccgcggctgccgccgccgccgcccccgccgccgcta
This genomic interval carries:
- the JUND gene encoding transcription factor JunD — encoded protein: METPFYHDDVLSGLGSGFAPSSGSSGLLLPFPGGSMMKKDALGMALPEQVAAALKAPGAASGEAAGLLGSPDLGLLKLASPELERLIIQSNGLVTTTPTSGQFLYPKAAASEEQEFAEGFVKALEDLHKQNQLGGGAAGSGGGAGGGGGGGSGGAGELPAAGMAPEPPVYANLSTYPAVSYAADPGPFAAPPPRLPPPPPPPPLKDEPQIVPEVPSFGESPPLSPIDMDTQERIKAERKRLRNRIAASKCRKRKLERISRLEEKVKSLKSQNTELASTASLLREQVAQLKQKVLSHVNSGCQLLPQHQHQVPAY